Proteins encoded by one window of Larimichthys crocea isolate SSNF chromosome V, L_crocea_2.0, whole genome shotgun sequence:
- the LOC113745784 gene encoding uncharacterized protein LOC113745784 — MYRSLQDRYIEHIMKHNLPDHLITKPQTFMDIKLSEETWAKKDQPEEKVGQSKYYTAPDKMSVPKQKRVKKKRKGHVKSDEALDPSSIPDRTQEKATESQLLRLTTEKIKSKKKEGLIQGNVHKSESGLLSNVLKSSLIPDGTLEKAAEGDATTLQTSADRLRSEVNTLWKRRETEIPSRKDIAQQRRQMAEDILLALGHLKESQG; from the exons ATGTACAGATCCCTACAGGATAGATATATTGAGCATATAATGAAACACAACTTGCCAGATCATCTCATTACAAAGCCTCAAACATTCATGGATATAAAGTTGTCAGAGGAGACATGGGCCAAAAAGGATCAGCCAGAAGAGAAAGTTGGGCAGTCCAAATACTACACTGCTCCAGACAAAATGTCAGTACCTAAACAGAAGAGGgttaaaaagaagaggaaaggccATGTCAAAAGTGATGAGGCCTTAGACCCTTCCTCCATCCCTGACAGGACTCAAGAAAAGGCAACAGAAAGCCAGCTGCTAAGGCTAACAACTGAGAAGATAAAATCGAAGAAAAAGGAAGGTCTCATACAAGGAAATGTTCACAAAAGTGAATCGGGCCTGCTGAGCAATGTCTTGAAGTCATCTCTCATTCCTGATGGAACCCTGGAAAAGGCTGCAGAAGGAGATGCCACCACACTTCAGACCAGTGCTGATAGACTACGTTCTGAG GTAAACACACTGtggaaaaggagagaaacagagattcCATCTCGCAAAGACATTGCACAGCAGAGAAGACAGATGGCTGAGGACATCCTTCTTGCATTGG GACATTTGAAGGAGAGCCAGGGTTAG
- the LOC109137958 gene encoding LOW QUALITY PROTEIN: piggyBac transposable element-derived protein 4-like (The sequence of the model RefSeq protein was modified relative to this genomic sequence to represent the inferred CDS: inserted 2 bases in 1 codon), whose protein sequence is MQQSSSTEGTWASKDGNIKWSTSPHQSRGRLSSSNVIKMTPGPTRFAVTRVDDIQSAFQLFISPPIERIILDMTNLEGRRVFQEKWKPLDQTDLHAYIGILVLAXVYRSKGEATASLWNEENGRPIFRATMSLETFHMISRVIRFDNRDTRAGRCERDKLAAIRDVWDKWVEILPLLYNPGPHVTVDERLVPFRGRCPFRQYMPNKPAKYGIKIWAACDAKSSYAWNMQVYTGKLPGGASEKNQGMRVVLEMSEGLQGHNITCDNFFTSYRLGDELQKRKLTMLGTVRRNKPELPSEILKMQGRALHSSIFVFTEKATVVSYCPKRNKNVLVMSTMHTDASLSTREDMKPQMILDYNFTKGGVDNLDKVTATYSCQRKTARWPLVIFYNIVDVSAYNAYVLWTEINQQWNAGKLYRRRLFLEELGKALITPKIQRRARPARSPAAAAVIEKVKLRSSNQSAMDPVDTGVKKRKRCQVCPSREDSKTSTSCVKCKNYICRKHTVTFCPSCGEQRKC, encoded by the exons ATGCAGCAATCATCATCCACAGAGGGGACATGGGCATCTAAAGATGGTAATATAAAATGGTCAACATCACCACACCAAAGCCGAGGCAGACTGTCATCTTCCAATGTCATCAAAATGACTCCCGGTCCTACAAGATTTGCTGTCACACGAGTTGATGATATTCAATCAGCATTTCAGCTCTTCATATCCCCACCAATAGAGAGGATTATACTTGACATGACCAACTTGGAAGGGAGGCGTGTATTTCAAGAGAAATGGAAGCCACTGGATCAGACTGACTTGCATGCTTACATTGGAATTCTGGTATTAGC AGTGTACAGGTCAAAGGGAGAAGCAACCGCAAGTCTATGGAATGAAGAGAATGGAAGGCCAATCTTTCGAGCAACAATGTCTCTGGAGACATTTCACATGATATCTCGTGTGATCCGATTTGACAACCGAGACACCAGAGCTGGTCGATGTGAAAGAGACAAACTAGCTGCGATCAGAGATGTATGGGATAAATGGGTCGAAATTCTACCTTTGTTGTACAATCCTGGTCCCCATGTTACTGTAGATGAGCGCCTTGTTCCATTCAGGGGGCGCTGTCCTTTCCGACAGTACATGCCCAACAAGCCTGCCAAGTATGGCATCAAAATATGGGCAGCCTGTGATGCAAAATCTAGCTATGCATGGAATATGCAAGTGTATACTGGAAAGCTACCTGGAGGAGCATCTGAGAAGAATCAGGGGATGCGTGTGGTGCTGGAGATGAGTGAAGGGCTGCAAGGTCATAACATCACATGTGACAACTTCTTTACATCCTACCGCCTTGGAGATGAACTTCAGAAGAGAAAGCTGACTATGTTGGGAACAGTCAGAAGAAATAAGCCAGAACTTCCCAGTGAAATTCTGAAGATGCAGGGCAGAGCTCTGCATTCCTCaatatttgttttcactgaGAAAGCAACAGTTGTTTCATACTGCCCAAAGAGAAACAAGAATGTTCTTGTAATGAGCACAATGCACACAGATGCATCTCTGAGCACAAGAGAAGACATGAAGCCACAAATGATCCTGGACTACAACTTCACCAAAGGAGGAGTTGACAATCTGGACAAAGTCACAGCAACATACAGCTGCCAGCGCAAGACTGCCCGTTGGCCCTTGGTGATTTTCTACAATATTGTGGACGTGTCTGCTTACAATGCCTATGTCCTGTGGACTGAAATCAACCAGCAATGGAATGCTGGCAAATTGTACCGACGTCGGCTTTTCCTGGAAGAACTCGGCAAAGCACTCATCACACCCAAGATCCAGAGGCGAGCCAGGCCAGCTCGATccccagcagctgcagctgtcatTGAAAAGGTCAAGCTCAGGTCATCCAACCAATCTGCAATGGATCCAGTGGATACAGGTGTAAAGAAACGGAAAAGATGCCAGGTCTGTCCCTCCCGAGAGGACAGTAAAACAAGTACCTCTTGTGTGAAATGCAAGAATTATATCTGCAGAAAGCACACAGTTACATTCTGTCCATCATGTGgagagcagagaaaatgttga